The DNA segment CCACACGGCTAAATGACTTTGCCATCCTACTAAAATTTCTGGTGCATCTTTTTCTAGTCCAGCAATTAGCGCTTTGGCTACTTCCTGGGGTGTCATGGGAATCACCCAGCGAAATAGTTTTAAGTCACGCACCATATCTGTGTCGGTGAGGGATGGTAATAACGCCTTCACCTGGATGTTGTACTCAGCGAGTTCACGGCGTAAGGCTTGAGTAAAGCCTAAGATAGCAAACTTTGTGGCTGAATAAGTCGCCATTGTCGGTGCAGCCACTTTCCCCATTAAGCTGGAAACATTGATAATAGTTCCTTGTCTTTGACTCGCCATACGTTTGGCGATGAGGCTGGTGAGGGTATACATTCCCAGTAAGTTCACAGAAAGTTCCTCTTGTACTTGGGGAAGTTTTGATTGCAAGAATGAACTTTGGTATGCAACGCCGGCACAGTTAACAAGTAAGTGAATGGGGCCGTAATTCCGCCATAGTTGCGCTATGGCAATGTTTACTTCTGTCGCTTGCGTTAAATCAATTGCCAATGTTGTGGCTTCGACTCCCATCGCCTCAACTTCCTGGGCGACTTCTCTTAACTTTTGGCGATCGCGTGCCACTAAAATTAATCTGTGTATTCCTTGTTGTGCTAATTCTAAAGCGATCGCTCGCCCAATTCCACGGGAAGCCCCAGTAACTAGGGCT comes from the Nostoc sp. PCC 7120 = FACHB-418 genome and includes:
- a CDS encoding SDR family NAD(P)-dependent oxidoreductase, translated to MNIRGKVALVTGASRGIGRAIALELAQQGIHRLILVARDRQKLREVAQEVEAMGVEATTLAIDLTQATEVNIAIAQLWRNYGPIHLLVNCAGVAYQSSFLQSKLPQVQEELSVNLLGMYTLTSLIAKRMASQRQGTIINVSSLMGKVAAPTMATYSATKFAILGFTQALRRELAEYNIQVKALLPSLTDTDMVRDLKLFRWVIPMTPQEVAKALIAGLEKDAPEILVGWQSHLAVWCQRLAPWLLELVLTIATPPAIRPQKSDENLSFWAKIQRFGDFFFSGNKFPFVFARKT